One window of the Thermodesulfomicrobium sp. WS genome contains the following:
- a CDS encoding TetR/AcrR family transcriptional regulator has protein sequence MCAKTASSRKESLLAAAKALFGVHGYAETTFKKIAQEAGVALGLLTHYFGTKERLFLAAGLDVLHDLIRTEEAALAQATTGLEAVRIFAETYFAFATDPKRHFLILIRCSPFSDLKGMAEREIMERDFAKLYLLLEEALAKGMADGSIKPADPHRTSRVIFCNLVGGVRHHLLTPYATPTLLHDLVAFIINGIAAPTP, from the coding sequence ATGTGCGCAAAAACAGCTTCATCCCGAAAAGAATCGCTCCTTGCCGCAGCCAAAGCCCTCTTTGGGGTGCATGGATATGCGGAAACCACTTTCAAGAAGATCGCCCAGGAAGCCGGTGTGGCACTGGGGCTGCTCACCCATTATTTCGGCACCAAAGAGCGCCTGTTTTTGGCCGCAGGCCTCGACGTGCTCCACGACCTCATCCGCACCGAAGAAGCGGCCCTGGCCCAAGCCACCACCGGACTGGAGGCGGTGCGCATCTTTGCGGAGACCTACTTCGCCTTTGCCACGGATCCCAAACGCCACTTCCTCATCCTCATCCGCTGCTCGCCGTTTAGCGACCTCAAAGGCATGGCGGAGCGGGAAATCATGGAGCGTGACTTTGCAAAGCTCTATCTCCTTCTGGAAGAAGCCTTGGCCAAGGGGATGGCTGACGGCAGCATCAAGCCCGCAGACCCCCACCGCACCAGCCGGGTCATCTTCTGCAACCTGGTAGGCGGGGTGCGGCACCATTTGCTCACTCCGTACGCCACCCCCACCCTGCTGCACGATCTCGTCGCGTTCATCATCAACGGTATCGCCGCGCCCACGCCATGA
- a CDS encoding S1 RNA-binding domain-containing protein codes for MSEDFASLLAQYEERGAGARPKVGDRVQATVVAIGEHAVFVDVGAGVDGVVLREDLLDAQGELAVAEGDVLDLYVVAAGESELRLARSVSGVAGLGLLEEAFAAGLPVEGRVSAVVKGGVEVQVAGRRAFCPASQIGDRSVEDLSTLVGQTFRFVITTLGERGRNIVLSRRKLLEEERRQSQETFFARVREGDVLEGTVTRLASFGAFVEVAPGLEGLVHVSELSWSRGVQPEDILAVGERVRVKFLGRSPDAKSGGERISLSLKQAGEDPWQRVAQEAREGEISAGTVTRLADFGAFVELWPGVEGLIHVSEMGRRVRRPDEVVRPGDAVRVRILAVDLEARRLSLALAESPAGARETEDRADDWRRYASASQGLGSLGQALAKAMHQKKRKE; via the coding sequence ATGAGTGAGGATTTTGCTTCCCTGCTGGCCCAATACGAAGAGCGGGGGGCAGGGGCGCGGCCGAAGGTCGGGGACCGGGTGCAGGCTACGGTGGTGGCCATCGGCGAGCATGCCGTGTTCGTGGACGTGGGCGCCGGCGTGGACGGCGTGGTGCTGCGGGAAGACCTTCTGGACGCGCAGGGGGAGCTTGCTGTTGCCGAAGGGGATGTGCTCGATCTGTATGTGGTGGCAGCAGGGGAATCGGAGCTGCGCCTGGCGCGCTCGGTTTCTGGCGTTGCCGGTTTGGGCCTCTTGGAGGAGGCCTTTGCTGCGGGACTGCCTGTGGAAGGTCGGGTGAGCGCGGTGGTCAAGGGCGGAGTAGAGGTCCAGGTGGCTGGCCGCCGCGCCTTTTGTCCGGCATCGCAGATCGGCGACCGCTCCGTGGAGGACCTCTCGACCCTGGTGGGGCAAACTTTTCGTTTTGTGATCACCACCTTGGGCGAGCGTGGCCGCAACATCGTGCTTTCTCGACGCAAGCTCTTGGAAGAGGAGCGCCGCCAGAGTCAGGAAACCTTTTTTGCCCGCGTGCGCGAGGGCGACGTGCTGGAGGGGACCGTGACGCGCTTGGCCTCCTTTGGGGCCTTTGTGGAAGTGGCCCCGGGTTTGGAAGGGCTGGTGCACGTCTCTGAGCTTTCCTGGAGCCGGGGGGTGCAGCCCGAAGACATCCTGGCCGTGGGCGAGCGGGTGCGCGTGAAATTTTTGGGCCGCAGTCCGGACGCCAAGAGCGGGGGAGAGCGCATTTCCCTTTCCCTCAAGCAAGCGGGCGAAGACCCGTGGCAGCGGGTGGCGCAGGAGGCGCGCGAAGGGGAGATCTCTGCGGGGACGGTCACCCGCTTGGCGGATTTTGGCGCCTTCGTGGAGCTTTGGCCAGGGGTGGAGGGCCTGATCCATGTGAGCGAGATGGGGCGGCGGGTACGGCGTCCCGACGAGGTGGTGCGGCCAGGAGACGCGGTGCGCGTGCGGATCTTGGCGGTGGACCTGGAGGCCCGCAGGCTTTCTCTGGCCTTGGCCGAAAGCCCCGCCGGGGCGCGCGAGACCGAAGATCGTGCCGACGATTGGCGTCGGTATGCTTCTGCTTCCCAAGGGTTGGGGAGTCTGGGGCAAGCCTTGGCCAAGGCCATGCACCAGAAAAAGCGTAAGGAGTGA
- a CDS encoding peptidylprolyl isomerase: protein MSNPLVLVDTTKGEFLVELFADKAPQTVANFLRYVDEDFYVGTLFHRVIRGFMIQGGGLDNMMREKPTHPPIPNEAHNGLKNLEGTIAMARTADPHSATSQFFINTVDNPDLDYVDESNYGYCVFGQVIDGMDVVKKIEKVRVRPFAGHEHVPADQVSINSISRFE, encoded by the coding sequence ATGAGCAACCCTCTGGTATTGGTCGACACCACCAAAGGAGAGTTTTTGGTGGAGCTTTTTGCGGACAAGGCGCCGCAGACGGTGGCCAATTTTTTGCGCTACGTGGATGAAGATTTTTACGTGGGCACATTGTTCCACCGCGTCATCCGTGGATTTATGATTCAAGGCGGCGGTCTGGACAACATGATGCGCGAAAAACCCACGCATCCGCCCATTCCCAATGAAGCTCATAATGGGCTCAAAAATCTCGAAGGCACCATTGCCATGGCCCGTACTGCAGATCCCCATAGCGCTACCTCGCAATTCTTTATCAATACTGTGGATAATCCTGACCTCGATTATGTGGACGAATCCAATTATGGGTACTGCGTCTTTGGTCAGGTCATTGACGGTATGGATGTGGTCAAAAAGATCGAAAAGGTGCGAGTGCGTCCTTTTGCCGGGCATGAACATGTTCCTGCGGATCAGGTTTCCATCAACAGTATCTCTCGTTTTGAATAA
- a CDS encoding response regulator — protein MAHILALDDVSDAAVLIRRILERRGHTVKAMTDEDDAIRYVENQPVDMVILDMKLKRMSGVDVLRKMKALRPALKAIMLTGYPTLDTAHAALRLGASAYCVKPIDKTELEDTVARVLAEPAA, from the coding sequence ATGGCCCACATTCTCGCCCTCGATGACGTCTCGGACGCCGCAGTCTTGATCCGCCGCATCCTGGAGCGTCGCGGGCACACCGTCAAAGCCATGACCGATGAAGACGACGCCATTCGCTACGTGGAAAATCAGCCCGTGGACATGGTCATTTTGGATATGAAGCTCAAACGTATGAGCGGTGTGGATGTGCTGCGCAAAATGAAAGCCCTCCGCCCCGCGCTCAAGGCCATCATGCTGACCGGATATCCGACGCTGGACACGGCGCACGCCGCGCTGCGGCTGGGGGCCAGCGCATATTGCGTCAAACCCATCGACAAGACCGAGCTCGAAGACACGGTGGCGCGGGTGCTGGCCGAACCTGCTGCATGA
- a CDS encoding phosphate/phosphite/phosphonate ABC transporter substrate-binding protein codes for MHFLLRVGILLLVCAGGVGCSGQEDARFVDWNKRAPVALPRQEPAITYAYLPQYTHAVSFERHRRILEYLRQATGLPFRQVFPATFAEHMAMVERGDIDISFTNPFVYVLLHHRAGAQVFARAVEEEGGADFQGQVIVRADNAAITSLEDCRGKTWIAVEPTSAGGYLFPLALFHEHGITLDQFARVEFARGVGGKQEQVVLAVLSGAYDIGSIRKGTLDIVARRYDTSAIRVLAETPPYPGWLFCARKDLSPEVTQQVAQALTALRRPKDESILAPAGLTAIIPASHADYRPIEKLMHTLGMETVP; via the coding sequence ATGCACTTCCTTCTGCGCGTTGGCATTCTCCTGCTGGTGTGCGCCGGCGGCGTTGGCTGCTCCGGGCAAGAGGACGCGCGCTTCGTGGACTGGAACAAGCGCGCCCCCGTGGCCTTGCCGCGCCAAGAGCCCGCCATCACCTACGCCTACCTTCCCCAGTACACCCATGCAGTGTCCTTCGAGCGCCACCGCCGGATCCTCGAATACCTGCGCCAAGCCACGGGACTGCCTTTCCGTCAGGTCTTCCCCGCCACCTTTGCCGAGCACATGGCCATGGTGGAGCGTGGAGACATCGATATCTCCTTCACCAACCCCTTTGTGTACGTCCTCCTCCACCACCGCGCCGGGGCGCAGGTCTTTGCCCGAGCCGTGGAAGAGGAGGGCGGCGCGGACTTTCAGGGGCAGGTCATCGTCCGCGCGGACAACGCCGCCATCACCTCCCTGGAGGACTGCCGGGGCAAGACCTGGATCGCGGTGGAGCCCACCTCTGCTGGCGGCTACCTCTTCCCCTTGGCGCTGTTTCACGAGCACGGCATCACCCTGGACCAATTCGCCCGCGTGGAATTCGCCCGCGGTGTCGGCGGCAAGCAGGAGCAGGTGGTGCTCGCCGTGCTTTCCGGTGCCTATGACATCGGCTCCATCCGCAAAGGCACCCTGGATATCGTTGCCCGACGCTACGACACCTCCGCCATCCGGGTGCTGGCGGAAACGCCTCCATACCCGGGCTGGCTCTTCTGCGCCCGCAAAGACCTCTCCCCAGAGGTCACCCAGCAGGTAGCCCAGGCCCTGACCGCCCTGCGCCGACCCAAAGACGAAAGCATCCTCGCCCCTGCGGGACTCACGGCCATTATCCCTGCCAGCCACGCCGACTACCGTCCCATCGAAAAACTCATGCATACCCTGGGGATGGAGACGGTCCCATGA
- a CDS encoding ABC transporter permease, with protein MTTAALLAALEQGCLYGIMALGVYITFRVLDFPDLTVDGSLPLGAAVAAVAISAGIDPYRAMALASAAGFVAGACTALLHTRLGILGLLASILTMIALYSINIRIMDGPNRTLLGQPTFLDDLEALGLPLYQVTPWAMAALVLVIACGLIWFLRTEYGQAMLATGDNPAMIRALGVNTDRVLLVGVGISNALVALCGAVVAQNQGSADATMGVGTIVAGLASVILGETIVGASTVARACLAVILGSILYRVAIALALSIHVGPWSLSPSDLNLVTAILVVLAMTSPRLARRRTS; from the coding sequence ATGACCACTGCCGCGCTGCTTGCCGCCCTGGAACAGGGATGCCTCTATGGCATCATGGCCCTCGGGGTGTATATCACCTTCCGTGTCCTGGATTTTCCCGATCTTACCGTGGACGGCAGTCTGCCTCTGGGCGCGGCGGTGGCTGCAGTGGCCATCAGCGCCGGTATCGATCCCTACCGCGCCATGGCCCTGGCCAGTGCGGCAGGATTCGTGGCCGGCGCCTGCACCGCCCTGCTCCACACCCGCCTCGGGATCTTGGGGCTGCTCGCCTCCATCCTCACCATGATCGCCCTCTACTCCATCAATATCCGCATCATGGATGGCCCCAACCGCACCCTTTTGGGGCAGCCCACGTTTCTCGACGATCTCGAGGCCCTGGGGCTCCCCCTCTATCAAGTGACCCCGTGGGCCATGGCCGCCCTGGTGCTGGTCATCGCCTGCGGACTCATTTGGTTCCTGCGCACCGAATACGGCCAAGCCATGCTGGCCACCGGCGACAATCCGGCCATGATCCGCGCCTTGGGAGTGAATACCGACCGGGTGCTCCTTGTGGGCGTTGGCATCTCCAACGCCTTGGTGGCCCTGTGCGGCGCCGTAGTGGCTCAAAATCAAGGCTCGGCAGACGCTACCATGGGGGTGGGCACCATCGTGGCGGGGCTGGCCTCGGTCATCCTCGGAGAGACCATCGTGGGCGCCTCCACCGTGGCCCGCGCCTGCCTGGCAGTGATCCTCGGCTCCATCCTCTACCGCGTTGCCATCGCCCTGGCGCTCAGCATCCACGTGGGCCCCTGGTCCCTTTCCCCCAGTGACCTCAACCTGGTCACCGCCATTTTGGTGGTGCTGGCCATGACCTCCCCCCGACTGGCCCGAAGACGCACGTCATGA
- a CDS encoding cation diffusion facilitator family transporter, producing MWVLSTQGAFAVVVLDRYAFLSMAAAVASLGIKAAAYFLTSSVGLLADALESTVNLAAAVLLLVALRGARKPADRTHAYGHGKLEFLVSGVEGLLVLAAAAGIALAAFERLQQPVTLTSLDVGMGCVLLAAGINGAVGWVLLRAGRRHRSLALEADARHLFTDVASSAGLLVALAIMWTRPDWWIVDPVVAWALAGHIAWTGGDIVLRSIHGLLDAGLDDDELAALDGVLRDANVDYHALRTRRAGRQRFVDFHLLVPGHMSVQESHALCSQLEASIERRLPGTQTVIHVEPRDGHTESAQGQGVQEE from the coding sequence GTGTGGGTTTTGTCAACGCAAGGGGCATTTGCGGTGGTGGTGCTGGATCGGTATGCGTTCCTTTCCATGGCAGCGGCGGTGGCCTCCCTGGGGATCAAGGCGGCAGCCTATTTTTTGACCTCTTCGGTGGGGCTTCTCGCCGATGCCTTGGAATCTACGGTCAACCTCGCCGCCGCAGTGCTCCTGCTTGTTGCTTTGCGCGGGGCGCGCAAACCGGCGGACCGCACCCATGCCTACGGCCATGGGAAACTGGAATTTTTGGTCAGCGGCGTGGAAGGACTGCTCGTCCTGGCGGCTGCGGCCGGCATCGCCCTGGCGGCCTTCGAGCGGCTGCAGCAGCCAGTGACGCTGACTTCCCTGGACGTCGGCATGGGGTGTGTGCTCCTGGCCGCCGGAATCAACGGGGCCGTAGGCTGGGTGCTTTTGCGCGCAGGCCGGCGCCATCGCTCCTTGGCCTTGGAGGCCGACGCCCGTCATCTGTTTACGGACGTGGCGTCTTCGGCGGGCCTGCTGGTGGCCCTGGCCATCATGTGGACGCGTCCAGATTGGTGGATCGTGGATCCTGTCGTGGCGTGGGCTTTGGCGGGGCATATCGCCTGGACGGGCGGCGATATCGTGCTGCGCTCCATCCATGGTTTGCTGGATGCCGGGCTCGACGACGACGAACTTGCCGCCCTTGACGGCGTGCTCCGGGACGCCAACGTCGACTACCACGCCCTGCGCACGCGGCGGGCAGGGCGCCAGCGTTTTGTGGACTTTCATTTGCTCGTCCCCGGACATATGAGCGTGCAGGAGTCGCACGCCTTGTGTTCGCAACTGGAGGCGTCCATCGAGCGGCGGTTGCCCGGCACCCAGACGGTCATCCATGTGGAGCCGCGCGACGGACACACAGAGAGCGCGCAAGGACAGGGAGTACAGGAGGAATAG
- a CDS encoding ATP-binding protein — MKRLFSRLSFETKLNLGITTIIATMALTLLPLVVSITKDALLEEHRKRGADIAASLAVRAVDPLLALDFLRLRELVAEPRDVTYIFIQDRAGRILAHSFGPDFPVDLATANHADPQNPMRIQLIDNGMERIDDIATLIRVHDEPIGTVRLGLSRRAASEILDHLVATLMIIFLTGLTLASAAGTLFARTITSRLDRLQSRAGALRQRHLPETSPTLPDPPHQGDEISALEHAFSAMARELDHRMGELLQAQRRLEEQTRLLSTVLDANPDRICLRDTRMIYHAANEAFCQAVGVSKEDIPGRTDFDLFAEDEAERRHLEGRDVLASGQRMERQEQETTAQGSRWFHVIQIPVRGARGRILGLLRMERDITAMKDYERQLIQSQKIESLGKLAGGVAHEINTPLGIILGTTQLLLDDVPADSSMAEDLRTIERHTKACRKIVADLLEFSHASTSEKVEMCFNNSVMEAVSLVRHTFSLDQVTIATDLDDSFPIIYGDPEELKQVWINLLTNARDALPQGGIIAVRTTLLRAESCVRLEVADTGIGIDAASISKVFDPFFTTKPVGQGTGLGLSVSYSIIEKHKGQIQVHSPVPETFPWPVPVDGPHCGPGTLFTVTIPLDHASLEDHHGPHSRPR, encoded by the coding sequence ATGAAGCGCCTCTTTAGCCGACTCTCCTTCGAGACCAAGCTCAATCTCGGCATCACCACCATCATCGCCACCATGGCCCTCACCCTGCTCCCCCTTGTGGTGAGCATCACCAAAGACGCCCTGCTGGAAGAACACCGCAAGCGCGGCGCAGACATCGCGGCATCCCTGGCTGTCCGCGCCGTCGACCCGCTGCTCGCCCTGGACTTTTTACGCCTGCGGGAACTGGTGGCCGAACCCCGGGACGTGACCTACATCTTCATCCAAGACCGGGCCGGCCGCATCCTCGCCCACTCCTTCGGCCCAGACTTTCCCGTGGATCTTGCGACCGCCAACCATGCCGATCCCCAAAACCCCATGCGCATCCAACTCATCGACAACGGCATGGAACGCATCGACGACATCGCCACCCTCATCCGCGTGCACGACGAGCCCATCGGCACCGTACGCCTGGGTCTTTCCCGGCGCGCGGCCTCCGAGATCCTCGACCACCTCGTGGCCACGCTCATGATCATCTTCCTCACCGGCCTGACCCTGGCCTCCGCCGCCGGGACCCTCTTTGCCCGCACCATCACCTCCCGCCTGGATCGCCTCCAGTCCCGGGCCGGGGCCTTGCGGCAACGCCACCTGCCCGAGACTTCGCCCACCCTGCCCGATCCGCCGCACCAAGGGGACGAAATCAGCGCCCTGGAGCACGCCTTCTCCGCCATGGCCCGCGAGCTCGATCACCGCATGGGCGAGCTCCTCCAAGCCCAGCGTCGGCTGGAAGAACAGACCCGCCTGCTCTCCACAGTGCTCGACGCCAACCCGGACCGCATCTGTCTGCGCGACACCCGCATGATCTACCACGCCGCCAACGAAGCCTTCTGCCAGGCCGTCGGTGTCTCCAAGGAGGACATCCCCGGCCGCACCGACTTCGACCTCTTTGCCGAAGACGAGGCCGAACGCCGCCACCTGGAGGGCCGAGACGTGCTTGCCAGCGGCCAGCGCATGGAACGTCAAGAGCAGGAGACCACTGCCCAGGGTTCCCGCTGGTTTCACGTCATCCAAATTCCGGTGCGCGGGGCCCGGGGCCGCATCCTGGGTCTGCTGCGCATGGAACGGGATATCACGGCCATGAAAGACTATGAGCGCCAACTCATCCAGTCCCAGAAGATCGAATCCCTGGGCAAGCTCGCCGGCGGCGTGGCCCACGAGATCAACACCCCGCTGGGCATCATCCTCGGCACCACCCAACTGCTCCTCGACGATGTGCCCGCAGACTCCTCCATGGCCGAAGACCTGCGCACCATCGAGCGCCACACCAAGGCCTGCCGCAAGATCGTGGCCGATCTCCTGGAGTTCTCCCATGCCTCCACCTCGGAAAAGGTGGAGATGTGCTTCAACAATTCCGTCATGGAGGCGGTCAGCCTGGTGCGCCACACCTTTTCCCTGGACCAGGTGACCATTGCCACAGACCTGGACGACTCCTTTCCCATCATCTACGGGGACCCCGAAGAGCTCAAGCAAGTGTGGATCAATCTCCTCACCAATGCCCGAGACGCCCTCCCCCAAGGGGGCATCATCGCCGTGCGCACCACCTTGCTGCGTGCGGAGAGCTGCGTGCGCCTGGAGGTGGCGGACACGGGCATCGGCATCGATGCCGCAAGCATCTCCAAGGTGTTCGACCCATTCTTCACCACCAAGCCCGTGGGACAAGGCACCGGCCTGGGGCTCTCGGTGAGCTATAGCATCATTGAAAAACATAAAGGCCAGATCCAGGTCCACAGCCCGGTGCCCGAGACCTTTCCCTGGCCTGTGCCTGTGGATGGGCCGCATTGCGGCCCCGGCACCCTGTTTACCGTGACCATCCCCCTCGATCACGCTTCCCTGGAGGACCACCATGGCCCACATTCTCGCCCTCGATGA
- a CDS encoding ATP-binding cassette domain-containing protein, whose product MISIRGIHKWFHRGTPQEVHALQGVDLTVAPGDFITIIGSNGAGKSTLLSCVAGALTIDAGSIHFHDTDVTSWPEYRRARLVARVFQDPLRGTFGGGTIAQNLALALRRGAPRGLRPGVRRQELALFQERLACLGLGLEHRLHDRVALLSGGQRQALTMVMATLRRPELLLLDEHTAALDPKTAAHILELTERTVAEHGITTLMVTHNMAHAIALGNRLVMMHHGRIVLEARGEEKAALTVATLLDRFHDLNAASDRMVLN is encoded by the coding sequence ATGATCTCCATCCGTGGCATCCACAAATGGTTTCACCGAGGCACCCCACAGGAAGTCCATGCCTTACAGGGCGTGGACCTCACCGTGGCGCCCGGGGACTTCATCACCATCATCGGCTCCAACGGCGCGGGCAAGTCCACTTTGCTCTCCTGCGTGGCCGGGGCCCTGACCATCGATGCTGGCAGCATCCATTTTCACGATACCGATGTCACCTCCTGGCCCGAATACCGCCGCGCCCGGCTGGTGGCCCGAGTCTTTCAAGACCCGCTGCGCGGCACCTTTGGCGGCGGCACCATCGCCCAGAACCTGGCACTGGCCCTGCGCCGGGGAGCGCCGCGCGGCCTTCGCCCCGGGGTGCGCCGCCAGGAGCTGGCCTTGTTTCAAGAACGCCTGGCGTGCCTCGGCCTGGGGCTGGAACACCGCCTGCACGACCGCGTGGCGCTGCTGTCCGGCGGCCAGCGCCAGGCCCTCACCATGGTCATGGCCACCCTGCGCCGGCCGGAACTCCTGCTTCTCGACGAGCATACCGCGGCCCTGGACCCCAAGACCGCCGCGCACATCCTGGAGCTTACCGAGCGCACCGTGGCGGAGCACGGCATCACCACCCTCATGGTCACCCACAACATGGCCCACGCCATCGCCCTGGGAAACCGCCTCGTGATGATGCATCACGGCCGCATCGTGCTCGAGGCCCGCGGCGAGGAAAAGGCCGCGCTCACCGTCGCCACCCTCCTCGACCGCTTCCACGACCTCAATGCCGCCTCGGACCGGATGGTCCTGAACTGA